In one window of Camelina sativa cultivar DH55 chromosome 15, Cs, whole genome shotgun sequence DNA:
- the LOC104746189 gene encoding uncharacterized protein LOC104746189, giving the protein MRGALFRNASLCARRIILSPRIPHQRSTYVPFLAPIAAPAPFKFRFFSSESDSPGENNSTNPPESSPVDSSDKKDLVVEDVSTKEFKARIEKYFNEGDEDALPGVIEALLQRRLADKHAETDDELLEKIESLPFKDDVKDEDFESDFEEAHSTDDELEDLYNSPEYVAEKMRKNEFFNMDDKKWDDMIREGIQHGCLTDTKECEEILEDMLKWDQLLPDELKKKVEVKFNELGDMCERGELEPEAAYELFKEFEDEMVVQYGDQMEAEGPPQFGETDASDRNTDLDDPPGKGPILRWQSRIVFAPGGDAWHPKNRKVKMSVTVKELGLSKHQARRLRELVGKRYHSGKDELTITSERFEHREENRKDCLRTLYGLIEESAKANKIAEDIRTSYVKQRLQANPAFMQKLQAKMIRSKESVAINA; this is encoded by the exons ATGAGAGGCGCTCTCTTCAGAAATGCCTCTCTCTGCGCTCGCAGAATCATCCTTTCTCCTCGGATACCCCATCAACGCTCCACCTACGTTCCCTTCCTCGCTCCAATCGCCGCTCCGGCTCCTTTCAAATTCAGATTTTTCTCCTCCGAATCCGACTCGCCCGGCGAGAACAACTCGACTAATCCTCCTGAGTCTTCTCCCGTAGATTCATCCGATAAGAAAGATCTAGTTGTCGAGGATGTTAGCACCAAAG AGTTTAAAGCCCGTATAGAGAAGTATTTCAATGAGGGTGATGAAGATGCGTTGCCCGGAGTTATTGAAGCACTTCTGCAGAGAAGACTTGCTGACAAACACGCAGAGACTGATGATGAGTTGTTAGAAAAAATCGAGAGTCTACCTTTCAAAGATGATGTGAAGGATGAAGATTTTGAATCTGATTTCGAGGAAGCACATTCGACTGACGACGAACTCGAAGATTTGTACAACTCTCCCGAGTATGTAGCggagaagatgaggaagaatgAGTTTTTCAACATGGACGATAAGAAGTGGGATGACATGATTAGAGAAGGGATTCAACATGGTTGTCTTACTGATACTAAGGAATGCGAGGAGATTCTTGAGGATATGCTCAAATGGGACCAGCTTCTTCCTG ATGAATTGAAGAAAAAAGTTGAAGTAAAGTTTAATGAGCTCGGGGATATGTGTGAAAGAGGTGAGCTTGAGCCCGAAGCAGCTTATGAGCTTTTTAAGGAATTCGAAGATGAGATGGTAGTTCAGTATGGAGATCAAATGGAAGCTGAGGGTCCTCCCCAATTTGGTGAAACGGATGCTTCCGATAGGAATACCGACTTGGATGATCCTCCCGGTAAAGGCCCAATCCTCAGGTGGCAATCGAGGATAGTTTTTGCTCCTGGAGGCGATGCATGGCATCCAAAGAACAGGAAAGTTAAAATGTCTGTTACAGTGAAAGAGCTCGGGCTTTCAAAGCATCAGGCTCGAAGGCTAAGGGAACTTGTGGGGAAAAGATACCATTCGGGAAAAGACGAGCTTACAATCACCAGTGAGAG ATTTGAACACCGAGAGGAAAATAGGAAAGACTGCTTGAGAACTCTTTACGGTTTGATAGAGGAATCTGCGAAAGCGAACAAGATTGCTGAGGACATAAGAACATCATATGTAAAACAGAGACTCCAAGCCAATCCAGCTTTCATGCAGAAACTACAAGCGAAGATGATAAGGTCTAAAGAATCAGTTGCCATCAACGCCTGA
- the LOC104746191 gene encoding uncharacterized protein LOC104746191 gives MARHLEDVMSMATTTHFDASYLFHVVFLALIGCCVLSAMLFSCADGVSDNRPTSAKKQNKHLMKNPKQKL, from the coding sequence atggcgAGACACTTGGAAGATGTAATGAGCATGGCTACAACGACACATTTCGATGCTAGCTACTTGTTTCATGTTGTGTTCTTGGCTCTGATCGGCTGTTGTGTCCTCTCGGCTATGTTATTCTCTTGCGCCGATGGAGTTTCCGACAACAGACCCACTTCGgcaaaaaaacagaataaacaTCTAATGaaaaaccccaaacaaaaacTGTAG
- the LOC104746192 gene encoding cytochrome P450 71B2-like: MAIFLCVSLLLAFVVSLIFYIRKIRENPKWNLPPGPPSLPIIGNLHQFAGLPHRCFHHLSIKYGPVLFLRIGLVPTVVISSSEAAEEVLKTHDLRCCNRPRTVTTDLLSYCSKDISFAQYGEYWREMRKLAVIELFSLKKVQSFRNIREEEVDFMVKKLFQSASKQSPVDLSKAFFSLTASIICRVALGQNFNESDFVIDQERIEELVSDALFVLGSFTFSDLLPGRIGRFLDWLFGRHKKANKVFEELDAFYQHVIDDHLAGSKKTVDSTADIVALLLDMMDKQGKNDYFKFNIDNIKAILMDVFLAGVDTGAITMIWAMTELARNPRVMKKAQEEIRNTLGLKRDRITEEDIDKVDYLKLIIKETFRLHPALPLLLPRETMSHVKIQGYDIPPKTQIQLNVWTIGRDPERWTDPEDFIPERFTNSCVDFRGQHFDLLPFGSGRRICPGIPLAIASVELVLLNLLYFFDWRLPEGMISEDDIDMGEAGNLTIVKKLPLQLVPVQHH, from the exons TCATCGGAAACTTACACCAATTCGCAGGATTGCCTCACCGATGCTTTCATCATCTCTCCATTAAATACGGACCTGTGTTGTTTCTTCGCATAGGGTTAGTTCCAACGGTTGTGATCTCCTCAAGTGAAGCAGCTGAAGAAGTTCTCAAAACTCATGACCTTAGATGCTGCAACCGACCAAGAACGGTCACCACGGATTTACTCTCCTACTGTTCTAAGGACATCAGCTTTGCGCAGTACGGCGAGTACTGGCGAGAGATGCGAAAGCTCGCTGTTATCGAGCTTTTCAGCCTTAAAAAGGTTCAATCATTTAGGAATATCAGAGAGGAAGAAGTGGACTTCATGGTAAAGAAACTGTTCCAATCAGCTTCCAAGCAATCTCCTGTGGATCTAAGCAAAGCTTTTTTCTCTCTAACCGCAAGCATCATTTGTAGAGTAGCCTTGGGACAGAACTTCAACGAGAGTGATTTCGTAATCGATCAAGAGAGAATAGAAGAACTTGTGAGTGATGCCTTGTTTGTTCTAGGTAGTTTCACTTTCTCTGATTTGTTACCTGGTAGAATTGGGAGATTCCTAGATTGGTTGTTTGGAAGACACAAGAAGGCAAACAAAGTGTTTGAAGAGCTTGATGCTTTTTACCAACATGTGATTGATGATCACTTAGCAGGAAGTAAAAAAACAGTGGATTCTACTGCGGATATTGTTGCTCTCTTGTTGGATATGATGGATAAACAaggaaaaaatgattatttcaaGTTCAACATTGATAATATCAAGGCAATCCTCATG GATGTATTTCTGGCGGGGGTAGATACAGGCGCAATAACCATGATTTGGGCAATGACAGAGCTTGCTAGAAACCCTAGAGTGATGAAAAAAGCACAAGAAGAGATCCGAAACACCCTCGGGCTCAAAAGGGATAGAATCACTGAAGAAGACATTGACAAAGTTGATTACTTGAAGCTCATAATCAAGGAAACATTTAGATTGCACCCAGCACTTCCTCTTTTGCTCCCAAGAGAAACAATGTCTCACGTCAAGATCCAAGGCTACGATATTCCTCCAAAAACGCAAATCCAACTTAACGTATGGACGATCGGACGTGACCCCGAGCGCTGGACCGATCCTGAAGATTTTATTCCTGAGCGGTTTACTAATAGTTGCGTAGATTTCAGGGGACAACACTTTGACCTCTTACCGTTTGGTTCTGGTAGAAGGATTTGTCCTGGGATACCATTGGCGATTGCTTCCGTGGAACTAGTGCTGTTGAATTTGCTTTACTTCTTTGATTGGAGATTGCCTGAAGGAATGATAAGTGAAGACGACATTGATATGGGAGAAGCTGGTAATCTCACCATTGTCAAGAAATTACCTCTTCAACTTGTGCCTGTTCAACACCATTGA